Proteins encoded by one window of Corynebacterium amycolatum:
- a CDS encoding ABC transporter substrate-binding protein — MNYGHTFRRPLRASAAGIAVAALAFGAAACGSDEGTQASSSGLTLTNCGEEVSYPGVAKKLLINDGNIASLALAVGAADEITAVSSMASHLPVLTAAYGDAIAQKPEVAKEYPNLEQVIAAEPDVMLAGWGYGFSEDKGITPESLSEHGIGAYTLTESCRTGDAASAGKEGSGDPGHTRGLVDPWEAVKIDLKNIATLTGHDGEGDKVIADIDNRLHALDTAPKGDKKPVGFLFDSAGDAPFTSGSFGAPQGILDKAGATNATESIKDTWTTTSWEHVAEMNPDFIAIVDYPGQTFEEKIKVLRTNPATKDLEAVKENRFINLPIALWTESPLNVDAAEYVRKTLEEYGLLPTSEVTTKMELPSELPGQEYLQK, encoded by the coding sequence ATGAATTACGGACACACTTTCCGACGTCCTCTTCGTGCCTCAGCAGCTGGTATCGCTGTGGCTGCTCTGGCATTCGGAGCCGCCGCCTGTGGCTCTGATGAGGGAACGCAGGCCTCGTCGTCAGGCCTTACTCTCACCAACTGCGGTGAAGAAGTTAGCTACCCGGGTGTGGCTAAGAAACTGCTAATCAATGACGGCAATATTGCTTCGCTGGCGCTGGCGGTGGGGGCTGCGGATGAGATCACAGCGGTGAGCTCTATGGCCTCGCATCTGCCGGTGTTGACCGCAGCTTACGGCGATGCAATCGCGCAGAAGCCGGAGGTCGCGAAGGAGTACCCGAATCTGGAGCAAGTTATTGCGGCCGAGCCGGATGTGATGCTGGCGGGATGGGGCTATGGGTTTAGCGAGGATAAGGGTATTACCCCGGAATCGCTTTCCGAGCACGGTATCGGCGCCTACACCCTGACGGAATCTTGCCGCACTGGTGACGCAGCCTCGGCGGGCAAGGAAGGCAGTGGCGACCCGGGGCATACTCGTGGTCTGGTGGATCCGTGGGAAGCTGTCAAAATTGATCTGAAGAACATCGCTACCCTGACTGGCCACGACGGTGAGGGCGACAAGGTTATTGCGGATATTGATAACCGTCTACATGCCCTGGATACCGCACCGAAGGGCGACAAGAAGCCGGTGGGTTTCCTCTTTGACTCTGCTGGTGACGCCCCGTTTACTTCGGGTTCCTTTGGTGCCCCACAGGGCATCCTGGACAAGGCTGGTGCGACCAATGCGACCGAGTCGATTAAGGACACCTGGACTACGACCTCCTGGGAGCATGTCGCGGAGATGAATCCAGACTTCATCGCGATTGTGGACTATCCGGGTCAGACCTTTGAAGAGAAGATCAAGGTTCTGCGCACGAATCCGGCAACGAAGGATCTCGAGGCGGTCAAGGAGAATCGCTTTATTAACCTACCGATTGCATTGTGGACGGAGTCTCCGCTGAACGTCGATGCCGCAGAGTACGTGCGCAAGACGCTCGAGGAATATGGTCTTCTGCCGACATCGGAGGTGACGACGAAGATGGAGCTACCGTCCGAGCTACCAGGGCAGGAGTACCTGCAGAAGTAG
- a CDS encoding ABC transporter ATP-binding protein: MSAPQKSVLAAKDVRCDIAGRTIVSGVNLNFGAEPMTAIIGVNGAGKSTLLRALGGITKPATGEVEINGKSMSSISSKHRARDLAFVAQNEVPPAEMRVRDFVSLGRLPYQRLFGGNTAEDNSHVDRALELVGLEAVAQRLCGQLSGGQRRRVCLARAIAQDSPIMLLDEPTNHLDVRHQQSVLRLARSSGACVIAAIHDLDLVMNHFDRVIVVADGGIAADGIPTEVLTRDFVAQIFQVESCQLNSPAGRRHLAIDSELDAVTIN, translated from the coding sequence ATGAGCGCCCCACAAAAATCTGTACTCGCCGCTAAAGATGTGCGCTGCGATATCGCTGGGCGCACCATTGTCAGCGGAGTCAACCTCAACTTCGGTGCAGAACCCATGACCGCCATCATCGGTGTTAACGGCGCGGGCAAATCCACGTTGCTGCGTGCGCTCGGTGGAATCACGAAACCGGCCACGGGCGAGGTTGAGATTAACGGCAAATCGATGAGCTCAATCAGCTCGAAGCACCGCGCCCGCGATCTGGCTTTCGTCGCGCAGAACGAGGTTCCACCCGCCGAAATGCGCGTGCGCGACTTTGTCTCCCTGGGGCGCTTGCCCTACCAGCGCCTTTTTGGTGGCAACACTGCCGAGGACAATTCCCACGTCGACCGTGCGCTGGAGCTCGTGGGGTTGGAAGCGGTTGCGCAACGCCTGTGTGGGCAACTCTCGGGTGGGCAACGCCGTCGCGTGTGTCTGGCGCGTGCCATCGCCCAGGACTCGCCAATCATGCTTCTCGACGAGCCCACTAACCACCTCGACGTGCGCCATCAACAATCCGTCCTCCGTCTGGCCCGCTCCAGCGGAGCGTGTGTCATTGCCGCGATCCACGACTTGGACCTGGTGATGAACCACTTCGACCGCGTCATCGTGGTCGCGGACGGCGGTATCGCGGCCGACGGCATTCCCACAGAAGTGCTTACCCGCGACTTTGTCGCCCAAATCTTTCAGGTTGAATCCTGTCAGCTCAATTCCCCCGCTGGCCGCCGCCACCTCGCAATCGATAGCGAGCTGGATGCTGTCACCATCAACTAG
- a CDS encoding FecCD family ABC transporter permease produces MERVRFKNPPRFMPWIYGLVIVIAIAVSLVAAVVFGSADITWSTTIQVISHHIFGTELDESVPASSDTIIWNLRAPRGILAAIVGAGLAVSGVAMQTLVRNPLADPYLLGISAGAGAGATAVIIFGAFSGSPIAPLTFGALLGAVMATLAVGAFATAGGGLTPLRLVLSGVVLSAAFSALSSFMVFAGPDPRAAQSVMFWMLGSVAGATWLKTLFPLIVLIAVLLFFLVKARHLDALATGESTAAAVGIDVSRLRTQVFVLQAVLVGTLVAVSGGIGFVGLVIPHLTRILVGATHRVVLPVAALMGGLFLIWVDIIARVVGGSQEMPLGVVTGLVGAPLFLYLMSRSHYSYGGAE; encoded by the coding sequence ATGGAGAGAGTTAGATTTAAAAACCCACCGCGGTTTATGCCGTGGATCTATGGGCTGGTCATTGTCATAGCCATTGCCGTCAGTCTGGTCGCTGCGGTGGTCTTCGGCTCGGCGGATATCACCTGGTCCACCACGATACAGGTCATCTCGCATCACATCTTCGGCACTGAGCTCGATGAATCTGTGCCCGCCAGTTCGGACACCATCATCTGGAACCTCCGCGCTCCCCGGGGAATTCTCGCAGCGATTGTAGGGGCGGGGCTAGCTGTCTCCGGTGTGGCTATGCAGACATTGGTCCGTAACCCGTTGGCAGACCCGTATCTGCTAGGTATTTCTGCCGGCGCCGGCGCTGGTGCGACCGCGGTGATTATCTTTGGTGCTTTCTCCGGTAGCCCCATCGCGCCGCTGACATTCGGCGCACTCCTCGGTGCAGTCATGGCCACCCTCGCAGTCGGTGCTTTCGCCACTGCAGGCGGTGGGCTGACTCCGCTGCGCTTGGTGCTCTCTGGCGTTGTGCTCTCCGCTGCGTTTTCCGCGCTGAGTAGCTTCATGGTCTTCGCTGGGCCAGACCCGAGGGCCGCGCAGTCCGTGATGTTTTGGATGCTGGGCTCTGTTGCCGGTGCGACATGGCTGAAGACGCTCTTCCCGCTCATTGTCCTCATCGCAGTACTGTTGTTTTTCCTGGTCAAAGCCCGTCATCTGGATGCGTTGGCAACTGGTGAGAGCACTGCAGCGGCCGTAGGTATTGACGTTTCTCGGCTACGCACACAGGTATTTGTGCTCCAGGCTGTCCTCGTTGGCACGCTTGTTGCGGTCTCGGGTGGCATCGGGTTTGTCGGCCTGGTGATTCCACACTTGACCCGCATCTTGGTAGGGGCCACACACCGCGTTGTCCTACCGGTTGCTGCACTCATGGGTGGACTGTTTCTCATCTGGGTGGACATCATCGCGCGCGTAGTGGGCGGAAGCCAGGAAATGCCGCTGGGAGTAGTCACGGGATTGGTTGGTGCACCACTTTTCCTATACCTCATGAGCCGTTCGCACTACAGCTACGGAGGTGCCGAGTAA
- the gatA gene encoding Asp-tRNA(Asn)/Glu-tRNA(Gln) amidotransferase subunit GatA, with the protein MTAANPNLHAAVAEDPILGLSAFELAQKIHARELTSVEVTQAFLDRIAAIDEDIHAFLHVGAEEALAAARKVDESLDAGEEPASALAGVPLALKDVFTTTDAPTTCASKMLEGYMSPYDATVTAKLRAAGIPILGKTNMDEFAMGSSTENSAYGPTHNPWDVERTAGGSGGGSSAALASGMAPLAIGTDTGGSIRQPAALTATVGVKPTYGTVSRYGLVACASSLDQGGPTARTVLDTALLHEIIAGHDENDSTSTEQPIADVVAAAKEGATGDLTGVKVGIVKQFDRTEGYQAGVLDSFHEAVDKLKEAGAEVVEVDCPNFDHALSAYYLILPCEVSSNLARFDGMRYGQRVGDDGSHSADEVMAMTRAAGFGDEVKRRIIIGTYALSVGYYDAYYIQAQRVRTLIQQDFERAFEQVDVLISPTTPTTAFKLGEKVDDPLSMYMFDLCTLPLNLAGMCGMSVPSGLAEDTGLPVGLQIMAPRHGDDRLYKVGAAYEKVRGSIA; encoded by the coding sequence ATGACTGCAGCTAACCCGAATCTGCATGCCGCTGTTGCTGAGGACCCGATTCTGGGGCTGAGCGCTTTCGAGCTCGCACAGAAGATTCACGCTCGTGAGCTGACCTCGGTAGAGGTCACCCAGGCGTTCCTCGACCGTATCGCGGCAATTGATGAGGACATTCACGCATTCCTGCACGTCGGTGCCGAAGAGGCCCTGGCTGCAGCTCGCAAGGTCGATGAGTCGCTGGATGCTGGCGAGGAGCCGGCCTCCGCGCTGGCCGGTGTTCCGCTGGCACTGAAGGATGTCTTCACTACCACCGATGCGCCGACCACCTGTGCTTCCAAGATGCTCGAGGGCTACATGAGCCCTTACGACGCAACGGTTACTGCCAAGCTGCGTGCAGCTGGCATCCCAATCCTGGGTAAGACCAACATGGATGAGTTCGCCATGGGCTCGTCGACTGAAAACTCCGCTTACGGCCCGACTCACAACCCGTGGGATGTTGAGCGCACCGCAGGCGGTTCCGGTGGTGGCTCTTCCGCGGCGCTGGCTTCCGGTATGGCTCCGCTGGCTATCGGTACTGACACCGGTGGCTCGATTCGTCAGCCAGCAGCTCTGACCGCAACGGTCGGCGTGAAGCCGACCTATGGCACGGTATCCCGCTACGGCCTGGTCGCTTGTGCCTCCTCGTTGGACCAGGGTGGGCCGACCGCGCGAACCGTTCTGGACACCGCGCTGCTGCACGAAATCATTGCTGGTCACGACGAGAATGACTCGACTTCCACGGAGCAGCCGATTGCCGATGTGGTTGCTGCTGCCAAGGAAGGTGCTACCGGTGACCTCACGGGGGTTAAGGTCGGCATCGTCAAGCAGTTCGACCGCACCGAGGGTTACCAGGCCGGCGTACTGGACAGCTTCCACGAGGCCGTCGACAAGCTTAAGGAAGCTGGCGCAGAGGTGGTCGAGGTCGATTGCCCGAACTTCGACCACGCACTGAGCGCGTACTACCTGATTCTGCCGTGTGAGGTCAGCTCCAACCTGGCTCGTTTCGACGGCATGCGTTACGGCCAGCGTGTTGGTGATGACGGTTCGCACTCGGCCGATGAGGTCATGGCTATGACCCGTGCCGCTGGTTTCGGCGATGAGGTTAAGCGACGCATCATCATCGGTACCTATGCGCTATCGGTCGGTTACTACGACGCCTACTACATCCAGGCACAGCGCGTCCGTACCCTGATTCAGCAGGACTTCGAGCGGGCCTTCGAACAGGTGGATGTCCTGATCTCGCCGACCACTCCGACCACTGCGTTTAAGTTGGGCGAGAAGGTTGACGACCCGCTGAGCATGTACATGTTCGACCTGTGTACTCTGCCGCTCAACCTGGCCGGCATGTGTGGCATGTCCGTGCCGTCGGGCCTGGCTGAAGACACCGGCCTGCCGGTAGGCCTGCAGATTATGGCTCCGCGCCACGGTGATGATCGTCTGTACAAGGTCGGCGCTGCCTACGAAAAGGTTCGCGGCTCGATTGCATAA
- the gatC gene encoding Asp-tRNA(Asn)/Glu-tRNA(Gln) amidotransferase subunit GatC, protein MPAISRDEVAHLARLSRLALTDAELDEFAGQIDGIINHVQAVQKVAADDVEPMSHPSSLSGVMREDVVKPTLTAEQALDQAPSQDRQRFEVPQILGE, encoded by the coding sequence GTGCCAGCTATCTCACGCGATGAGGTCGCACACCTAGCGCGATTGTCCCGTCTGGCTCTGACTGACGCGGAACTCGACGAGTTCGCCGGTCAGATCGACGGCATTATTAACCACGTCCAGGCCGTTCAAAAGGTGGCTGCGGATGATGTGGAACCGATGAGTCACCCCTCTTCGCTGTCCGGTGTGATGCGCGAGGACGTCGTCAAGCCGACGCTGACTGCGGAGCAGGCGCTGGACCAGGCGCCGTCGCAGGACCGCCAGCGCTTTGAAGTTCCCCAGATTCTCGGCGAGTAG
- a CDS encoding amino acid-binding ACT domain protein, translated as MSYLLRIQLPDEPGALGYVAAALGEVEGDIRSVDVVDYGANGVVVDDIVVDLPMGLLPDTLITAAQSISGVEVDSIRPFSGSVDRRGQIALLAKFSQHTKNLDRALGDVVDGLPQTMTAGWAIVLGEQSDGHWVRRASSTAAPEDNGRTLPEAPIDSPRNLDPDEETWLPEDWTVMDSSIAATPMGEGLVLVIGRPGGPDFLPSEVEHLGRIGTIVGAIID; from the coding sequence ATGAGTTACCTCCTTCGCATCCAGCTTCCCGACGAACCAGGCGCACTTGGCTACGTCGCGGCTGCCCTGGGCGAAGTAGAAGGTGATATTCGCAGTGTCGACGTCGTAGATTACGGCGCTAATGGCGTTGTTGTCGACGACATCGTGGTTGACCTGCCTATGGGCCTGCTCCCAGACACACTGATTACAGCGGCTCAGTCCATTAGCGGAGTGGAAGTCGATTCAATTAGACCTTTCTCCGGCTCGGTTGACCGCCGCGGACAGATTGCGCTGCTGGCCAAGTTCTCACAGCACACGAAGAACTTGGATCGTGCCCTCGGAGATGTCGTCGACGGCCTGCCTCAGACTATGACTGCAGGCTGGGCTATCGTCCTCGGCGAACAGAGCGATGGCCACTGGGTGCGTCGCGCTTCCTCTACCGCTGCTCCAGAGGATAACGGCCGGACTCTGCCGGAAGCCCCGATTGACTCGCCACGAAACCTGGATCCGGACGAAGAAACGTGGCTGCCGGAGGACTGGACGGTTATGGACTCCTCCATTGCCGCTACTCCAATGGGCGAGGGTCTGGTTCTCGTTATTGGCCGGCCCGGCGGGCCGGACTTCCTGCCAAGTGAGGTTGAGCACTTGGGACGTATTGGCACGATTGTCGGCGCGATTATCGACTAG
- a CDS encoding glycogen/starch/alpha-glucan phosphorylase has product MSNLSDLVGSHVRAESGRVPQSSTEMEFWSGLSRVVVDDLADNWQRTTEAYAATRQQHYFSAEFLMGRALLNNLLNAGLVDEASAAVEKYGKNLTDVLEAEHDAALGNGGLGRLAACFLDSCATQNLPVTGYGILYRYGLFKQSFENGFQDEHPDPWMEEGYPFVIRREELSKIVTFDDLVVRAVPYDMPITGYGTDNVGTLRLWHSEPMREFDYDAFNSQRFTDAIVERERVHDLCRVLYPNDSTYDGKVLRVRQQYFFVSASLQTMIDSYIENHGEDLRDFHKYNSIQLNDTHPVLAIPELMRLLLDEHDMSWDDAWNVVSNTFAYTNHTVLAEALETWEYSIFDRLFGRVLEITREIDRRFREDLAGRGFDQGKIDYMAPISHGRIHMAWIACYAAYSINGVAALHTEIIKRETLKDWHDIWPERFNNKTNGVTPRRWLNQCNPRLSALLTRLSGSDAWVTDLDKLAELEKFADDEAVLREILDIKHENKKDFATWLEHRQGISVNPDAIFDTQIKRLHEYKRQLLNALYILDLYYRIKEDPALDVPPRVFIFGAKAAPGYVRAKAIIKFINAIADKINNDPDMDGRLQVAFVENYNVTPAEHIIPATDVSEQISTAGKEASGTSNMKFMMNGALTLGTMDGANVEIVDAAGEENAYIFGALEEELPELRRTYSPRGTYETVPGLKRAVDSLVDGTFDDGGSGMFHDLHFSLLESNGYEPADVYYVLGDFADYRETRDRMAEDYRDELAWAKKCFLNIIRSGRFSSDRTIRDYANEVWKLEETKI; this is encoded by the coding sequence ATGTCGAACTTGAGTGACCTCGTCGGATCCCACGTTCGTGCCGAATCCGGCCGTGTCCCCCAGTCGTCCACTGAGATGGAATTCTGGTCCGGTCTGTCACGGGTTGTTGTCGATGACCTAGCGGACAACTGGCAGCGCACCACGGAGGCATACGCTGCTACCCGCCAGCAGCACTACTTCTCCGCCGAGTTCCTCATGGGTCGCGCCCTGCTGAACAACCTGCTCAATGCAGGCCTGGTGGATGAGGCCTCCGCTGCGGTGGAAAAGTACGGCAAGAATCTGACAGACGTGCTCGAGGCCGAACACGACGCCGCTCTCGGTAACGGTGGCCTGGGTCGTCTGGCCGCCTGCTTCCTGGATTCCTGTGCCACGCAGAATCTGCCGGTGACCGGTTATGGCATCCTCTACCGCTACGGTCTGTTCAAGCAGAGCTTTGAAAACGGCTTCCAGGATGAGCACCCGGATCCGTGGATGGAAGAGGGCTACCCCTTCGTCATTCGTCGCGAGGAACTGTCCAAGATTGTCACCTTTGATGACCTGGTCGTGCGCGCTGTTCCATATGACATGCCAATTACCGGCTACGGCACCGATAACGTCGGCACGCTGCGCCTGTGGCACTCGGAGCCAATGCGTGAGTTCGACTATGACGCCTTCAACTCGCAGCGTTTCACCGACGCCATTGTCGAACGGGAGCGCGTCCATGACCTGTGCCGCGTGCTCTACCCGAATGACTCGACCTATGACGGCAAGGTGCTGCGCGTTCGCCAGCAGTACTTCTTCGTCTCGGCTTCGCTGCAGACAATGATTGATTCTTACATCGAGAATCACGGCGAGGACCTGCGCGATTTCCACAAGTACAACTCCATTCAGCTCAATGACACCCACCCGGTGCTCGCGATCCCAGAGCTGATGCGTCTACTCCTGGATGAGCACGATATGAGCTGGGACGACGCCTGGAACGTCGTTTCCAACACCTTCGCCTACACCAACCACACCGTTCTGGCAGAAGCGTTGGAGACCTGGGAATACTCCATTTTTGACCGTCTCTTCGGTCGCGTTCTGGAGATCACCCGTGAGATCGACCGCCGCTTCCGCGAAGACCTGGCGGGGCGCGGCTTCGACCAGGGCAAGATTGACTACATGGCGCCGATTTCCCACGGCCGCATCCACATGGCGTGGATCGCCTGCTACGCTGCGTACTCCATCAACGGTGTGGCTGCCCTGCACACGGAAATCATTAAGCGCGAAACGTTGAAGGACTGGCACGATATCTGGCCGGAGCGCTTCAACAACAAGACCAACGGAGTCACCCCGCGCCGCTGGCTCAACCAGTGCAACCCGCGCCTGTCGGCACTGCTGACTCGCCTGTCGGGTTCGGATGCCTGGGTCACCGACCTGGACAAGCTCGCTGAGCTCGAAAAGTTTGCTGACGACGAGGCCGTGTTGCGTGAGATTCTCGACATCAAGCACGAGAACAAGAAGGACTTCGCCACCTGGCTGGAGCACCGCCAGGGTATTTCGGTGAACCCGGACGCCATCTTCGATACCCAGATTAAGCGTCTGCACGAGTACAAGCGCCAGCTTCTCAACGCGCTCTACATCCTGGATCTCTACTACCGCATCAAGGAAGACCCAGCGCTGGACGTGCCACCGCGCGTGTTCATCTTCGGTGCCAAGGCCGCCCCAGGCTACGTTCGCGCGAAGGCCATCATTAAGTTCATCAACGCTATCGCGGACAAGATCAACAACGATCCGGACATGGACGGTCGCCTGCAGGTCGCCTTCGTTGAAAACTACAACGTCACCCCGGCAGAGCACATCATCCCAGCCACCGACGTCTCCGAGCAGATTTCCACTGCCGGTAAGGAGGCTTCGGGTACCTCGAACATGAAGTTCATGATGAATGGCGCACTGACGCTGGGCACCATGGACGGTGCAAACGTCGAAATCGTCGACGCCGCCGGCGAAGAGAACGCCTACATCTTCGGTGCGCTGGAAGAGGAACTGCCGGAGCTGCGCCGCACCTACAGCCCGCGTGGCACTTACGAAACGGTGCCGGGGCTCAAGCGCGCTGTCGATTCGCTTGTCGACGGCACTTTTGATGACGGTGGCAGCGGAATGTTCCACGACCTGCACTTCTCGCTGCTAGAGTCCAACGGGTACGAGCCGGCCGACGTTTACTACGTCCTCGGCGACTTCGCTGACTACCGCGAAACCCGTGACCGCATGGCCGAGGACTACCGCGACGAGCTGGCGTGGGCCAAGAAGTGCTTCCTGAACATCATCCGTTCGGGCCGCTTCTCCTCCGACCGCACCATCCGCGATTACGCCAACGAGGTCTGGAAGCTAGAAGAGACCAAGATTTAG
- the ligA gene encoding NAD-dependent DNA ligase LigA, with protein MSDVTSSTDENSDLSTSDLSSFSSAPASEPAPADVRENWQDLATRIRENAALYYTAQPVISDAEYDEMFRQLQHLEEQWPDLVVPDSPTQQVGAQVEAPADGEVFEPVEHLERLYSLDNVFDEQELRDWLARTPASTYLTELKIDGLSIDLVYEKGRLVRAATRGDGRVGENVTANARTIEDIPHEISGENIPDVLEVRGEVFISLEEFERINADRVDAGQKPFANPRNAAAGSLRQKDVAEVAKRRLSMICHGIGHIEGWRPQSQHEAYRALDEWGFHVSPYTKQVHSADDVVKQMQYWGEHRHDAIHEMDGLVVKVDSLSEQRALGATSRAPRWAIAYKYPPEEVTTDLLDIRVSIGRTGRATPYAVMKPVFVAGSTVEMATLHNPSEVHRKGVLIGDRVTIRKAGDVIPEVLGPVADLRDGSERKYIYPTLCPECGTRLAPAKDSDADWRCPNTRYCPGQLRRRIEFLASRSGFDIENLGERGAADLIHRGVLDDESLLFDLTEEDLLGTEVYTTASRKTLNANGKKLLANIEAAKDKELWRVLVSLSIRHVGPTVARTLAQKFGSMEALRAASREEISAIDGIGEIIGDSVADWFEVDWHREVVERWEAAGVRMADEVTDRPDQVLEGLTVVVTGSLEDFTRDSAKEAIISRGGKAAGSVSKKTDYVVVGENAGSKATKAEELGLPILDEDGFKRLLETGQA; from the coding sequence ATGAGCGACGTGACTTCCTCGACCGATGAGAACTCCGACCTGTCAACCTCCGATTTGTCTTCGTTTTCCAGCGCCCCCGCCTCCGAACCAGCGCCGGCGGACGTCCGGGAGAATTGGCAAGATCTAGCTACTCGCATTCGTGAAAACGCTGCGCTGTACTACACCGCACAGCCGGTTATCTCCGATGCTGAGTACGACGAGATGTTCCGTCAATTGCAGCACTTAGAGGAGCAGTGGCCCGATCTGGTGGTGCCGGACAGCCCCACGCAGCAGGTCGGTGCGCAGGTCGAAGCGCCTGCCGACGGCGAAGTGTTCGAGCCCGTTGAGCATCTCGAACGCCTCTACAGCTTGGATAATGTTTTCGATGAGCAGGAACTGCGCGACTGGTTGGCCCGCACTCCGGCCAGCACATACCTGACTGAGCTGAAGATCGATGGCCTGTCAATTGACCTGGTCTATGAGAAAGGTCGCCTTGTCCGGGCGGCCACCCGCGGAGACGGCCGCGTGGGGGAGAACGTCACCGCTAATGCGCGCACCATCGAAGATATTCCGCATGAAATCAGCGGCGAGAACATCCCCGACGTGCTCGAGGTACGTGGTGAAGTCTTTATCTCGTTGGAAGAGTTCGAACGCATCAATGCCGACCGCGTCGACGCAGGCCAGAAGCCGTTCGCGAACCCGCGTAACGCAGCTGCGGGTTCACTGCGACAAAAGGACGTTGCAGAAGTGGCAAAGCGCCGTTTGTCCATGATTTGCCATGGAATTGGCCATATCGAGGGATGGCGTCCGCAGTCCCAACACGAGGCCTATCGGGCTTTGGACGAGTGGGGCTTCCACGTGTCGCCGTATACAAAGCAGGTTCATTCCGCGGACGACGTCGTCAAGCAGATGCAGTACTGGGGAGAGCACCGCCACGATGCTATCCACGAGATGGATGGGCTTGTGGTCAAGGTTGACTCCCTTTCCGAGCAGCGCGCGCTGGGCGCGACCTCGCGGGCGCCACGCTGGGCGATTGCGTATAAGTACCCGCCAGAAGAGGTCACGACGGACCTGCTGGACATTCGAGTCTCCATCGGACGAACTGGTCGTGCGACGCCATATGCCGTCATGAAGCCAGTCTTTGTGGCGGGATCGACGGTCGAGATGGCGACGCTACACAACCCTTCTGAAGTGCACCGAAAGGGAGTGCTCATCGGGGACCGCGTGACCATCCGCAAGGCCGGTGACGTGATTCCAGAGGTGCTCGGTCCCGTGGCCGATCTCCGAGATGGCAGCGAGCGAAAGTACATTTACCCGACTCTGTGCCCCGAGTGCGGTACTCGTTTGGCTCCGGCAAAGGACAGCGATGCCGATTGGCGTTGCCCCAATACCCGTTACTGCCCAGGTCAGCTGCGTCGTCGTATTGAATTCCTCGCCTCTCGCTCCGGGTTTGATATTGAAAACCTGGGGGAGAGGGGTGCTGCCGACTTGATTCATCGCGGCGTGCTTGACGACGAGTCCCTGCTCTTCGACCTCACCGAGGAAGATTTGCTCGGCACTGAGGTCTACACCACGGCTTCGCGCAAAACGCTGAATGCCAATGGTAAGAAGCTGCTGGCCAATATTGAGGCAGCCAAGGATAAAGAGCTGTGGCGTGTATTGGTCAGTCTGTCTATTCGCCATGTGGGCCCGACGGTAGCGCGGACCTTGGCGCAGAAGTTCGGCTCGATGGAGGCGCTGCGGGCTGCGAGCCGTGAGGAGATTTCGGCGATTGACGGGATCGGTGAGATTATTGGCGATTCCGTAGCCGATTGGTTCGAGGTGGACTGGCACCGCGAGGTTGTTGAGCGCTGGGAAGCTGCGGGTGTGCGCATGGCCGATGAGGTCACCGATCGCCCAGATCAGGTGCTAGAGGGATTGACCGTGGTAGTCACCGGCTCTTTGGAGGACTTCACACGCGATAGCGCGAAGGAAGCCATTATCTCCCGTGGTGGTAAGGCCGCGGGGTCGGTATCGAAGAAGACCGACTACGTGGTGGTTGGCGAAAACGCCGGCTCCAAGGCCACAAAGGCCGAGGAACTGGGCTTGCCCATCCTCGATGAGGATGGGTTCAAGCGGTTGCTGGAAACTGGTCAGGCCTAA
- a CDS encoding 3'-5' exonuclease, with product MHNFDPRRMLAFDLETTGTDPRTCKIVTSALVRLTEQGKDSTIMLADPGVEIPQAASDVHGITTEKARAEGRPHDEVLADTIAGLRAAWRDGLTVVAYNAAYDLTVLRSQDPSFTVDGLVVDPFVLDNYFDPDRREKRTLTDVSRHYQVRLDGAHDATEDALAAARIAWVMARHYRELTEKSGDELMELQAVAYYQYKKNLQRWLADKGRDVSNFTFGWPTDVTDA from the coding sequence ATGCATAATTTCGATCCGCGACGCATGCTCGCGTTTGATCTGGAGACTACCGGCACGGACCCCCGTACCTGCAAAATCGTCACTTCCGCATTGGTCCGGCTGACGGAGCAGGGCAAAGATTCCACCATCATGCTCGCCGATCCCGGTGTCGAAATTCCGCAAGCTGCGTCTGATGTGCACGGCATCACCACTGAAAAAGCTCGCGCGGAGGGGCGTCCGCATGATGAAGTTTTGGCGGATACCATTGCGGGTCTTCGAGCTGCCTGGCGCGATGGTCTGACTGTAGTGGCCTACAACGCGGCCTATGATTTGACCGTACTTCGCTCGCAAGACCCCAGTTTTACTGTTGACGGGCTCGTGGTCGATCCTTTTGTGCTGGACAATTACTTCGATCCTGATCGCCGTGAAAAGCGCACTCTAACTGATGTCTCCCGCCACTATCAGGTGCGGCTAGACGGGGCACATGATGCCACCGAGGATGCTCTCGCCGCCGCGCGCATCGCGTGGGTGATGGCGCGTCACTACCGTGAATTGACCGAAAAATCGGGAGACGAACTCATGGAGCTGCAAGCTGTCGCGTACTACCAGTACAAGAAGAACCTGCAGCGTTGGCTGGCAGACAAAGGCCGCGACGTATCTAACTTCACTTTCGGGTGGCCGACCGACGTTACTGACGCTTAA